The following proteins come from a genomic window of Myroides odoratus DSM 2801:
- a CDS encoding DUF3127 domain-containing protein codes for MYTQGRIKLIGQVQDISSSFRKREFVVTTDEQYPQDILIEVTQDRVSLLDGFQVGAYVKVDINLRGREWTSPQGEVRYFNTIQAWKITAAVNQPQMQDGTYHGQGSAADAHQQWKQNQQSQPAPGNQFPSTPQYNEDDHDDLPF; via the coding sequence ATGTACACACAAGGCAGAATAAAACTAATTGGACAAGTCCAAGACATTAGCTCAAGTTTCAGAAAAAGAGAGTTTGTCGTTACAACGGATGAACAATATCCGCAAGACATCCTAATTGAAGTAACTCAAGATCGAGTGAGTTTACTAGACGGATTCCAAGTTGGAGCTTACGTAAAGGTTGATATCAATTTGCGTGGAAGAGAGTGGACTTCACCACAAGGCGAAGTAAGATATTTCAATACGATTCAAGCTTGGAAAATTACTGCAGCTGTAAACCAACCACAAATGCAAGACGGCACTTACCACGGCCAAGGTTCGGCAGCAGATGCTCATCAACAATGGAAACAAAATCAACAAAGTCAACCTGCTCCAGGTAATCAATTCCCTTCTACACCACAGTACAACGAAGATGACCACGATGATCTCCCTTTCTGA